The genomic region gcatttacAGTTTTTGAAATTAAATTCAAATTCGAGTTATTGCTTATCACTGTCAAAGATACGATGAACTCCAAATCGAATTTCAAATTTTTGATCGTTTTAGATTAAAGTTATAGCATGAATTATGTTGTAAATACTTCCTTGAAACTTTAGGAATAATCAATTTAATCAGAAACATTAAGAAAattacgaatttcttgatgaacaaaatgtttgactttttaaattttaagtttgactctaaaattcataATCAATAGAAAAAATGGAGatctgaaaacttacagatagcatAATTTGACAATTTCTAACAATCTTGCATTCTTAGATTTTGGAATGTGATTCGGTTTCGAGCTTTTGATTCAAAAGTGAATACACATAGGTAACGAGCTGTGAAAACATAATTTTGTTTTAATTTGGCTAATAAAAATAAGTGTAATTGATAAGTGTTAATTGGTTGATTACTTGATTGTCTTATAGCAGAAAATATCGACAAGTTTCAATCAGGAGCAGAAGATTAAAGAAAAAATTCCAACACCGATAGAGATAGGTAACAGAATActcttttatataattatatatatatatatgtattttaatcCTATAAATATATATtggtatacatacatatatatatatatatatatatatatatatatatatatatatatatatatatatatatatatatatatatatatatatatatatatatatatatatgtatttataaaaatctgtttatttatttgattattatataattcatatattaagatattaatactaataataataataataattattattattagtaatacaatcgaaaatttaataataatactaataattatattagtaataataataatgatatcaaaataaatgacaataataatacagatatgataaaattagtaaatttaataataactaataataatctttatatcaataataaaaatgataataaaaatcttatttattaataataataataataataataataataataataataataatatgaataataataatataacttatacatgtcaaattttatatatatatatatatatatatatatatatatatatatatatatatatatatatatatatatatatatatatatatatctcatattagaattaataatattaaaaatacaaatattaatattagtattaaccttagtaatattaatgaaagtaatattgatatatcatttatattcaatCTTGTAATTTCAAATAATGTAATTAACTTTACATTTCACTACTTAGATAATACATATTCTATAAAACAATATATTagaaaatttaatatttatatatattactatattcatataatattaattgtgtacataattcatatacatatatatctatatatatatttattttaataacatcttacTTATTTTGTATATTGCTTTACACATTTACTTcagatgattaaatggtattatattcattaaattttatttatatttttatctacatatttaattacacataattgttcgtgaatcgtcgggaatagtcaaaggttaattgaatttatgaaaatagttcgcaagttttgagactcaacagtacagactttgcttatcatgtcggatttcatataaagattaagtttaaatttggtcaaaaattcccgggtcatcacatatgtgTGGTGTCCATTTCGAAATTGCCTCTTGTACAGGTTTGATTTGTCTACTCAAACTAAATTTAATATTATTGCCTGATTATATTTAATGACATGTTAATATATTGGTTTTGTGAAGTAGCACCCTTACCAGCGATTTCACCTACACCTCAAGTTTTTCTAGGGTCGACTACCAATTCTAATGTTGCTTGTAAGTAACTCTTGAAAACGTAAAGTTAAACATAAATTCTTAACATAATAGGTAGTAAAGTGTTATAATGATAAATTGTTATAAATTCTTAACATAATAGGTAGTAAAGTGTTATAATGATAACTTGATATGTTGTTATGTAATTGTAAAAGCTTCCCCTGTCGCAACAAGTACTCATAAATCTGGCTTCATGGTACTAGGATCTCACCGCAATGACGCCATGAAGTTGAATGGATCATTGCAGATGTCGATGACAGTTGTTTTGGCCATGTTCACTTTCATATCGACTCGCACACTATCTTGAAGATTTGGTATGTGTGGCTTGAATAGAGTTAGCTATTTGCTATAACTATAAGTAAATAAATTATGTAATTTTGATTTAAGATATAATTTATCTAAATAAGCGGTAGTTATAACATTATGGTGATTATCCGTGTTTATATTGTTGTCATCATCTGCATGTGCTCTTTGATCCTCTTAACCTTACTCATTAGATCACTTGTAACGTGCGTTATAAGCAACGAAATCATCCCAGCACGCTAGGTATCAGGTCGTAGCGCTGGCGTGCTGGCCAAAACTTTTCTATCGTGTTGAGCTGCATTACGCGAAGATGGTCCAGCGTGTTGCTTATTTATTACgtttttagtattattttaatatatttatttaatatttaatactttgttatccccATTTCACCCCACATTTTAATCATATTTCAACACATCTTACCATCACGCCACCCCACTACTCACCTTCATCCCGTCAATAGCAACGTCACTGCTAACTACCCACTCCACCCCTCATAACTTCAAAAAAAACCCACCACCACTATATAATTGCGTTAAAATTAACAAGTAACATTCAACTTAGTAACCAATTGCTTGAACCATACGGCTTTGGGTCATATGAGAATTAGGAGCTCAAATTCAAAAAGGAAAAGTAGAGTCAACCACATCAAAATATTGTTAGATCGGTCTTATAGTTTAATTTTGATCAAGATTAAACGTTACTATGACTTCAAAACGAGTAAGTTTATTCACTACCTTTTTTGTATAATTTTTGTTTGTTTTTCAGTTTTATCATTTACTTTTATATTACTCCGTACATACATTTGATAAGAGAACTTTACGTttttattcttatttatttataaACGTGAATAATTGTTTTAGAACAAATAAAAAAATAGTAGCAAATAGAATTGGATAGGGGCGATGATGGTAATGGATGTCTAATCTATCAGATACCAACATGATCTGATTTATTAATACGGATATGGATTATCTAAATTAAAGATAAATGAAGATGGATATGAATGATGTGAAAAATTAGTGGATCGAATATGAATAACAATTTATTATATACGAATATATCCATTTACCACCgagatacatatgtacatataaataCATACACTAAAATTTAAgcatatatattaaaatatcggTATACATATAAACTATAAACTTACAATTGTAATATACTGTGCTCAAGTAACGACAACAGTTACACGTTTGTGTGTatgcagcagcaacaacaacaacaacaacaacaacaacaaaatcctaTCTCACaaaagtggagtatgggggagaTAAGATGTAGACAATGTTTCCTTTATCctaaaataaagacaagtcatttctctacGCATAGTGAAACAACACATTAGTAGATAAAGTCATCCCTCCCAATGTTTTATGactagagagattgcttccgaatggacaTTCGACCAATAAGTAGGTTATTAAAAAAAGGAAATAAAAAAGAATtagacgtcatgaaaatggtagaatcaaatttccatgagttttaaacttgcatgaagttcaatttaggctctaaacgacaagacgccaataaatcgacgttttAAACTTTTAATGATTTTCATTTCATTAAAGCGACGTTTGTGagtataatttttattaaattacgtactaatatttatatttgttaAAAACATTTTAatgatttcatttcataatatGAAATATCTAAAAAATAATTAACATTCAACGAATATCCGTTAGTTCACTTAATTTAATAATATAGATATGTATAgatgaattatatttaaatgaatacgtatatgaatatgaattttaaaaattaaatggataAGAATGTGAATATGAGATCACTATCATTTTTAGTTAGGTAGGCAGGAGTGTAGGAGGCAAGGTTGAAAAAGAggcgagacggggtcgagatggAGGTCGAGACGAACGTTGGCTAAcattgacttttatatatatataaacatatatacatatattttaaacCAAAAAAAATTTCGTTGACAAGCTCTACCTATAATCTCTATTATCGTTAGTAtaatacaaaaaaataacactaatCTACGTCAATTTTGATCGATTTGGCCGACTTTTAACTCGAATTTTCTACTTTTAACCGGCGTTGACACGACCTTTCTTGCATTTGACCCGACCTTTGACCGTTGACCGACTTATTAGAAGACGAAAAAGTCAAAACGAGCTAGTCACTAAAATAATGCAATAAAGTCGCAACAAACGCAACAGACGTAGGAGGTAGTGAGGTACTACTAACATTTTCCGTCAAAATAAAGTATAATATAAAAATAGTAGCACCGTGGCCCCACCTTGTTTATAACATTTTCCCGCCAAAAAGCAAGAGATAAACCCACTAGACCGTAAGAACCCTAGCAAGTAAGCAGCAAAATCAATGGCACCGTCCGCAGCTGATGACCTGTCTCCTTCTCATATTTCAGATAACGATATAAaggttttattatcattatcattattattattatcattaatctcttTTTCACTCGTCTTAATTTCACTACCTTGTATTTGTGTATATGTCATGCTCAGATCATAATTATGGAATAAATTACACATACGCACACACAATGAATTGagcttattaataattagtattttaTACTCAAAGCCCTATGTCCAGTAAGCTGATTTTGGGGTTTTGTTGCTGAAACCCTAAAAGAAGCATGACGATTCACAAATTAGGTTTTAACAAAGTTTTAAAATAAAGAACTGATGGTTCTTTTATTTTGAATGTCAAAATTAATACATATGCTTTCTAATTGTACAGCCATTTTATGTGATGCACAAAGCATCCACTTGTCAACAACGTGCTAAAAAATCAGGTGCAAGGGCTATCAGAAAAGTTAAGGTCAATTTGTCAGCATCTTTGGTCAATAGCGATGAAACCGAAGTTTCCGACAATCAGTTGCACGAGAATTCTAGAATGAAGAATTTTCACGAAGCATGGACGAAATTTGAATCGACCATTAAGGTTAATGTCACTTTCTCTATTGACATTTTAGACATGCAATTGTATGGTCATAAGTGATTTGTACTTTCAAATTGTAGGATGTTTTGCATAACATTAATGCGGATGTATTCAATGAGATAGATTGTTGGGTACACAAATCATTCGATGCAATTTGTTCAAGTGGCAAACCTGATATTAACAAAGTTGCCTGCCCGTACCCCATTGTAACTGATGTTTCTGCTAAACAAATATTCACAGGCCTCGTGGTAATGAGTAAGTTCCCTAATTTCAAGTTATGCAAGTTTTCTGTTTTCTTACAAATTCTTGTCTACATATTGTGCATGGATAAACAATATATGAAAGTAACGCTTATATTCAAAACCAATAAGGAAATTGTTACATGTATAATGACTTACATCACGATCTTTTGATTCGCAGATAATTTGGAATTCGTTGATGATCTTCAGACGTTTGCGGATCTAGGTATACATTTGCAGTCACGTGGTTGCCATGTGGCTAACCTCTCATCGGTAGATTTTTCAACCAAGAGTGGTATAGGTGGTTGTTTGAGAAGTCTATCAAGGCAGATTTTGAATGATAGTATTGATGTAAGATTTGTGATTATCATCatacatatatagagatatattttttgTTAGTTTTTGAGCATGTTTCTTTTAAATCTGTATATAAATAGGCTGCAGACATATCTATCTTAGCATCTTGGTATATGGAGCACGATAGTTATAAGAGCCCTGTGGTTGTTATTATTGAAGATATGGATAGGTGCAGTGGACCTGTACTTTCtgatttcatactcatgttgaggtATGCTTTCTAATTTCTTAATTATAAATGCATATTATAGATAATCATCACAAGGGTATTTTACTATATTTATCTTTTAATCAGTGAATGGGTGATTAAGATACCAGTAATCTTGATTTTGGGAGTTGCAACGAATCTTGATGCACCTAAAAGCATACTTTCTTCGAAGGCGGTTCAACACTTGTCTCCTTCTAAGTTCATTTTAGGGTCTCCTGCTGATAGATTGGATGCGGTTATAAAAGTGGTTCTTGTGAGACCGTGCTCTGGGTTTGTACTTGGTCACAAGGTTGCAGGTTTTATAAGAAATTGCTTCTTGAGACAAGATGGAACCTTGACTTCTTTAGTTAGAGCTGTAAAGGTTGGTAGTTCAGATATAAAAAGTTGGAGGTGGTAATATTAACCCTCTTATTTATACACGGGTCCATATGGTTTATCTTTATTATTTCTACTGTATCAAATGGGTAAATCAAAATTTAGCTTAAAAATTACATATACGGtagaaaattgtgatttttggataTCTGGTACaccatttatttatataaaaatttgtGACCGATAGTGCTCCGGATCAATCTGACCCATACCAAAAGTTATCTTCTTTGACCTGTTACGGATCTTATGAACCACCATTTTCCACCTTTTCAAAGCACGGTTACTATTATTCTTTACTCTTATTAGCATATATATACTAGAGGAAGTATTAACTATACGAAGCTGATTGCTAGCGACTTTTTTAACAGATGGCAATCGTCCAGCATTATCTTATGGAGCCTTTAAGTTTCACAATGAAAGGCTTACTTGATGATGAGGTTACCTTTTAGTTTTTTGCCACCAAATATGTTAACTAACGAGTTTAGTACGTTTTATTATTTAGCTTCTGAAACTATTTTTCTTCCCCTTTCTTTAAAGCACAAAATTTAATTAGAATACCCCTTTTTTCCCTTGCAGGATACACAGAGCGATGGATCTACTTCTTTAGCAAAGGCATGGCCCAAGCAAGCTCTTCATCTTCCCTCTTATGTGAGGTACTTACAGTATTCAGTACTGTAGCAAGTAAATTTGTGAAATTTATGCAGTGAAAAACCTAATGTGTTGTGTACTAAAGTATGCTTTCTATCTTCTTGCAAGGAGACTTTCTGAACCAAAAAGTGAAGTATCGATAAATGGACCTTCAAAAATGAAGGAAATGCTGAATTTGTGGAGTTGTGTGGTTTTGGTGAGACCCCGATTTCTCTTCACCTTCACTTTTAGATTTTACTGTCACATTTGATTTTTGATACACATAGTATgcatcataaataattatttttgttTAATTCATTAATTTGCACCATTTATTGATTCTACAGTATATGTTTATttacggctctagttattgagtcgacaacaagcgtcgatttatttgcgacgacttgactgactcttagagcctaaattaaatttcaggcagaatttaaaacccatggaaatttgattttaccattttcatggcgtctcaattttatttttaatttaatttttttttttttttaaattttcctactttctctacttttgagagtgttttcactatggatggagaaatgacttgtctttattctcggataggggaaggattgtctacatctcacctcccccatacaccacttatgtggtattgggttttgttgttgttgttgttgtatagtaTATGTTTATTATAAATGAACCATGTAATCTGTTACAGTGCTTGCATGAAGTGGGAAAGAATCAGAAAACAACTTTATTGGATTTGTACCATGAGGCGTTAGATCCAAAGCTTGATAACTTGAGGAATTCAGATTACATGCAGTTGAAACCTGATTCTGAAAGACCTTCATGGAAGTACAGTATGGATGGTCAATCAGTTAAAATGCATAAGGGCGGTTTAATTGGACACACAATCCGCCAGGTAAGGTAAGAAGAAACATTTTTTCATGATTTGTTGTTTGATTATTATATTATTTGTTAATCATGCAGCTTGATTTAGTAATAGATAGTCAATGTATAAAGTGATACATTTTTGAAATTCATTCTATGACTCAGGGACTTGCCGACAGCTGCTTCAGTTCAGTTATATGAGAAATGGAGTAAGCTAACAAATGGTTTGAATGAGGTATGATTAGTTTACAGTTGTATATTGTAACTGAGTTGATTTGTCTCCCTGTTGACCAGTTGACTTTCTTATTTATTCTAGATCCATGAGAAAGTAAAAGAGCTTCAGTTGCAAGAGAAATTTGGAGATAATAATTTGAATCAATCGCCAAGCAAATCTAGGTAATTCTTCATTTGATTTTTACTTACTTAAAGATTTTGAAATGAAAATTAACTTACATCGTATAACAGGAGACAAGCAATTCGCAATGTTGGAAATATAGATAAAGGTGCCAAAACATTAAATGAGAAAGGTTTTCAACTAATTAGTACCATGGCAAGGTAACATTTACCTTCATTTGTGATTCATCAATCAAAATTTTAAAGATTAGTCTTTTAAAATGAAAGAATTCAATATTAAGTAATAGATTATAATGTGATTATTCGTTTATGAAGCAGGGAACATTTGCATCCCATTGAGTGCATTCCTTTCCATGAAATCGTCTGTTTTAAGAACGTCGATAAATTACAGGCTGTAAGTAATTAGAAACTCTAGTTATATGTTTGTGTATTAAAACAAACTATATAAATAATTCATAAGTTAACAGGTCAATTTTGCCACCTTTGCTAAATAGGATAATGATACACGTATGCTCATTTACTGGTTTATTTGATGCTGGAAATGCTGCACAAACAAATTCGTGATTTTTGCTATTTCAATCTGATAAAAATATTTCTAGTCTTTATTAAATTTTAATTTGCTAACcccttttttttaataaaaacttgTTTACTAGGCAATATTAGGAGATCCTAGACGAAGGATTCAACTTGATCTACTGGAGTGCCACAGTTTCCTGAAGTGTAGTAGCAATGCGCTAACATCATCAATGCATGATACAACATTAATGTAAGATGTTTTTTTGGTCTAATGAGTACAGACCCATTTATTCATGAATGGGTCAATACGGGTTATTCTTCATCTCCAACGAATTGATGTGGCTGAATCACAAAATTGCCCATGTCCAAATTGTAAACAGTTTTTGATTTATTGGAGTCAAAGATGGTCATGTCAACCCTCTTATACTCGACCTATACTTAAAATGACCCattaaaattataatctttatAACTTCAAAGCAATGTTTTTAATCATCTCCTACTTGCAATTCTGTCTATGACGAATATTTAGTGGAGGCCAGGGATGGGTTGGAGACAACCAGGGAGTAATCCTGCTGGACCCCGTACAtcggagtatggggtcggattactcgccctccgaggtaacccgaacagggaaaaaCCTTCTACCTTCTACCTTTTACCTTTTACCTACTTGCAATTCCTGCACTCTAGGTATACACTAGCTCAGGAACATGGTGATCTTATCAATCTTCATGACTGGTATCAATCTTTTAAAGCCAACATTTCTCAAAAAACCGTAAAAGAGAGGCACAGGATGAAAGGTTCACCATCtcctaagaaaagaaaaacgatCGTTGAACCCAAGAATATAACAGAAGCCTCCGCTCAGTATCCTTATTGTGGCATCAATTTTTTTTATTGCAACTTATAGCAGGTTGATTTTTCGGTTACATTGTATTGTCATTTTGTCTTTGCATAGTCAGATTTATTCGTGTGCAAATCTTGGGTCGTAATCTTAAACCTGAACCAGAATGCGTAAATCTGAACCAGAACAGTCATCAAAGAGGTACGATATAGTCAGTTCTATTCGCCGCCAAAAAAAGTGTTTGTGTTCTGTTCAAACATGATTTTTTTTTCTAATTTAAAGTTTAATGAAAAGATATCAGTTGGGTGAGAAGTTAATTGAGTGACTTGATCAAAGTTTGAGTCTGGTTTGGTACCTCAAAGGTGAAAGAATGTTCTGGTTTTAGGTTTCATTTATCGCAAAGGTTTGGTTCTGGTCTGCTCGTCTGGTATTGTATTATACTGGTGCATACCCCTAGTTTCATACCATATGCTTGTTAATGGGTTTGGAAACCTTAACCTCGTCTCGTGTAGAGCACGGTTTTGCAGGGCAGTAACGGAGCTCCAGATTACAGGTCTGCTTCGGATGCCAAGTAAGAGGCGGCCTGATTATGTGCAGAGGGTGGCCTTTGGACTTTAACTCATGAGCTGCCATGATCATGTGGTACGCTGGAGCGACATATACTTCGTCGATTCAACTGACTAGTGAAAGACTTCTTTATTTTCATTAGCAATAGTACAATTTTACCCATGAACTATTTATTTGTTTTGTAGAAAGTAGTGTATTTTTTTTAATGCAGCTGGAAATTTTTCTAGCTATGGCCCTGTGTTATTTTGCAGTCTAAAGGAAGTAAGTGGAACAAATGACTGATTTGATTAGTATTTGAGTTTAAAGATGGTCAAAATGAATATGGGGTTGTGGTATAAGTGGTGGGGTTGATAACAAGTAGTAATGGCAATGAATCAAATATAAATTGGTAGCAACTTAGAGAAACAAATTAATATAATAAATGAGTTTGAAGAGGTAGTTTAAAGATTGTAAAGTGAAAAAACATAAATTAATGTATTTGATGATGCAAACGGTGATctgaatggtggtggtggtggaggatTGGAATCAGTGGGGGTGGGGGTTGGTGTTGGTGTCTGTTTAAATGTTTATTATGATAATACAATAGTAACACCAACACATTGGCTTGAGTGATATGAGGTGGGATTCAACTTGAGGTACTGTAAACGCAGGTTCGATTCTCACTCTAAGTAGAAGTTTCCAATCTTTGATGGTACTGTCAAAATCAATGCGATTTGAGAAGGTTCCGGGGGTTTTCCGCAACCCTTGATGGTCTGCCAACATCGTGCGAATTGGGTTTTTTTTCCTAACGGGTGTGTGGGTGATGGCATATGATCGATAAAGTGATTAAGTCCCCTCTGGATGATGCCCGATATCGCCGTTCGAAAAAAAAAGTTGTTATGAGATGTAAATATGACTTTGGGGTTGGAGGCACTAGAGTAAGCTACAACATTCAATATAACAGGAAGTATGGGGTCACTGGTAAATTTTATATAATTGTTTTACGGAATTAGTTTTGTTCGGGGTATGAAGAAGATGCTTTAatcacataaataaatatttaccAGAAAACTCACCAGATTGAGTCAATTGCTCAATTGAAGACAACTGATGTTCAAGTTTGCCCATATATATTTTGCTACGTGACAGTTTTCATCGTGTAAAAAAGATGAATTGTCAACATATCTACATTTACAAAATTAAAGTGATAAAAAATTACTATAAATTATAGTGATAGTGCTTATGGTCTACATAAATTGCATAAAACATTTTTATCTTTTGCAAGTTACACCGATGGTCCTTAATTGATTTGGTAGTGCACGACGGTTGTCCCtgtgatttttatataattacactgAACGTTTCTAACTTAATTAAAACTGTACGTTAATGTGACTTATTTAAAATGCGATAAAGGGAATGTGTAGGAAATGGTGAGGCGGAGAGAGAATATCATCGTGCCATTGGCGAACTCTCAGGACATGTGAGGGCAGAGGGGAACACGAAACCATTGGCACAAAGAAAGATATGAGGTGGTGGTAGTCGGACCCTTATGATATCTAAAACGTAATTATTATTCCATAAACATTCGAAAACAACATAAAAGGGTAATGAAAAAAAATCTTTAGTGTGAAATGGCATGAGTCATGTACACGAACCAAACGTTCATCAAACAATCGTGAACAACCGGAAAATTCATTTATGTTTATTTTATGAATATGAAAGAAAAAACATGAACACTAAATTATGTTTGTTTAATAATACGACAAAAATGAACATATGTCTCGTTCGTTTGTTTACACCCGTGAACGTACGATTATATTTTCGTAAACATTTGTTTGTGTTTGCTTATGTTCTTTTATGTTAGTTGATAGGAGTAACAATTCACTTAaattaatacatacatatatatatatatatatatatatatatatatatatatatatatatatatatatatatatatatatatatatatatatatatatatatatatatatatatatatatatatatatatatatatatatatatatatatatatgtggatcACATTCTTATTTAATCTAAACCCAAATTTTATAGTATAAACCCTAAGACATTTTCATGTCTTATATGACTTGTACATTTGTCAGAATTAACCCTCACGTTCGGGGTGGTTTTTAATGTTGAATATGCATCACAATGATGATTCAAGTTACGCAAATTTATGTTCGTTCATGTTTGTTTGTTCAACTAACATTTGAACTAACACATTTGTTTGTTTGTTTTCATTTACGTTTGTGAACAAACAAATTTTTTAATAAGCGAACATAAGAAGAAAATATATCCGTCCAATAATTCCATATGACTTTAACTAATTTCATTACTAAGTATTCATGCCTAGTAACTACTAATATTCTTTACCttctttttttttacaaaataaccggattaaaaggGCGAAACGGATTCAAACCCTAATAATCACGACATGCTAAAATCAAATCGGCAAGAAATCAATAGATAAGAATCAATTAAAGATGGGGTCAAGTCAAATCGGCTTCCCAATCGATTAAAACGACCATATAATCAAGAGCAAATGCTCGAATCTATGGCGAAAAAAAATAGATGATGAAAATGAATAGGTATGCGAATGAAGGTATGATGAAAAAGAGTATGATAATGGCGGTAAATACTAAAAAGGCATTATATTTAGGTATTTGGCAAAGTAGATGTAGCTAATGGTATAATGACAAAAATAAACAcgagaaaaaaaaaagttaaattaTAAACATTGGTTAGGAAAAAATAGGATAGCATATAATATTTGCTAaactaaaacataaaattta from Rutidosis leptorrhynchoides isolate AG116_Rl617_1_P2 chromosome 9, CSIRO_AGI_Rlap_v1, whole genome shotgun sequence harbors:
- the LOC139867625 gene encoding origin of replication complex subunit 3, with protein sequence MAPSAADDLSPSHISDNDIKPFYVMHKASTCQQRAKKSGARAIRKVKVNLSASLVNSDETEVSDNQLHENSRMKNFHEAWTKFESTIKDVLHNINADVFNEIDCWVHKSFDAICSSGKPDINKVACPYPIVTDVSAKQIFTGLVVMNNLEFVDDLQTFADLGIHLQSRGCHVANLSSVDFSTKSGIGGCLRSLSRQILNDSIDAADISILASWYMEHDSYKSPVVVIIEDMDRCSGPVLSDFILMLSEWVIKIPVILILGVATNLDAPKSILSSKAVQHLSPSKFILGSPADRLDAVIKVVLVRPCSGFVLGHKVAGFIRNCFLRQDGTLTSLVRAVKMAIVQHYLMEPLSFTMKGLLDDESDGSTSLAKAWPKQALHLPSYVRRLSEPKSEVSINGPSKMKEMLNLWSCVVLCLHEVGKNQKTTLLDLYHEALDPKLDNLRNSDYMQLKPDSERPSWKYSMDGQSVKMHKGGLIGHTIRQVRDLPTAASVQLYEKWSKLTNGLNEIHEKVKELQLQEKFGDNNLNQSPSKSRRQAIRNVGNIDKGAKTLNEKGFQLISTMAREHLHPIECIPFHEIVCFKNVDKLQAAILGDPRRRIQLDLLECHSFLKCSSNALTSSMHDTTLMYTLAQEHGDLINLHDWYQSFKANISQKTVKERHRMKGSPSPKKRKTIVEPKNITEASAQARFCRAVTELQITGLLRMPSKRRPDYVQRVAFGL